One genomic window of Tachypleus tridentatus isolate NWPU-2018 chromosome 12, ASM421037v1, whole genome shotgun sequence includes the following:
- the LOC143233713 gene encoding tumor protein D54-like isoform X1, with protein MEVTPGGEKQMAYPSLSEEFYDAPKEIKGDATTPDSGIHDFSNMDPNQKVLLEQELAKTEEEITTLRHVLAAKIRKAQELKQMLGISVWKEFKDDVGQSIKNIQEMPVYKGISSKLSEWNTAITRAPIYQRTTNTLKTAGEKSTVALGNFGANMTRKLGELKNSQTFRSFEEKVGSAYDNVKTKLSGSHSSSTHSFIETARSSGTTPATSPVIPEEKPLL; from the exons ATGGAAGTCACTCCTGGTGGAGAAAAGCAAATGGCATATCCTTCTTTATCAG AGGAGTTTTATGATGCACCTAAAGAAATAAAGGGAGATGCCACAACTCCAGACAGTGGGATCCATGATTTTTCTAACATGGATCCTAATCAAAAAGTGCTGCTTGAACAGGAGTTAGCAAAG acAGAGGAAGAAATTACCACTCTGCGACATGTGTTGGCTGCCAAAATTAGGAAAGCTCAGGAGCTGAAACAGATGCTTGGAATATCTGTCTGGAAAGAGTTTAAGGATGATGTGGGACAGAGTATCAAAAATATCCAAGAGATGCCAGT GTATAAAGGGATCAGTTCCAAGCTGAGTGAATGGAACACCGCGATCACCAGAGCTCCCAT TTATCAGAGGACCactaatacattaaaaacagctGGAGAAAAGAGCACTGTTGCATTAGGCAACTTTGGAGCAAACATGACTAGGAAACTTGGAGAGCTTAA gaaTTCCCAGACTTTTAGATCATTTGAAGAAAAAGTTGGTAGTGCATATGACAATGTTAAG ACTAAGCTGTCTGGTTCACACAGTAGCAGTACACACAGCTTCATAGAAACTGCTAGATCAAGTGGTACTACCCCAGCTACCTCTCCAGTCATCCCTGAGGAAAAACCATTGTTGTAA
- the LOC143233713 gene encoding tumor protein D52-like isoform X2: MEVTPGGEKQMAYPSLSEEFYDAPKEIKGDATTPDSGIHDFSNMDPNQKVLLEQELAKTEEEITTLRHVLAAKIRKAQELKQMLGISVWKEFKDDVGQSIKNIQEMPVYQRTTNTLKTAGEKSTVALGNFGANMTRKLGELKNSQTFRSFEEKVGSAYDNVKTKLSGSHSSSTHSFIETARSSGTTPATSPVIPEEKPLL, from the exons ATGGAAGTCACTCCTGGTGGAGAAAAGCAAATGGCATATCCTTCTTTATCAG AGGAGTTTTATGATGCACCTAAAGAAATAAAGGGAGATGCCACAACTCCAGACAGTGGGATCCATGATTTTTCTAACATGGATCCTAATCAAAAAGTGCTGCTTGAACAGGAGTTAGCAAAG acAGAGGAAGAAATTACCACTCTGCGACATGTGTTGGCTGCCAAAATTAGGAAAGCTCAGGAGCTGAAACAGATGCTTGGAATATCTGTCTGGAAAGAGTTTAAGGATGATGTGGGACAGAGTATCAAAAATATCCAAGAGATGCCAGT TTATCAGAGGACCactaatacattaaaaacagctGGAGAAAAGAGCACTGTTGCATTAGGCAACTTTGGAGCAAACATGACTAGGAAACTTGGAGAGCTTAA gaaTTCCCAGACTTTTAGATCATTTGAAGAAAAAGTTGGTAGTGCATATGACAATGTTAAG ACTAAGCTGTCTGGTTCACACAGTAGCAGTACACACAGCTTCATAGAAACTGCTAGATCAAGTGGTACTACCCCAGCTACCTCTCCAGTCATCCCTGAGGAAAAACCATTGTTGTAA